A genomic segment from Aegilops tauschii subsp. strangulata cultivar AL8/78 chromosome 1, Aet v6.0, whole genome shotgun sequence encodes:
- the LOC109779559 gene encoding photosystem II reaction center W protein, chloroplastic, with product MAATSIVVFAARPSPALGLPRLRLARAEGLRCRVSKKASSALAPMVAKGAPLLSKASGMASAAPMLASALALVDEGMSGERAGQSNDLLGWALLLVLGLVLCFYAVYSTTFDDDDDRSGGGGIMLCSLDTTTIFFFCLPACIYQAWMN from the exons ATGGCGGCCACCTCCATCGTCGTCTTCGCCGCCAGACCGTCGCCGGCTCTAG GGCTGCCTCGGCTGAGACTTGCCAGGGCCGAGGGGCTGAGGTGCAGGGTCAGCAAGAAGGCGTCTTCGGCTCTGGCTCCGATGGTGGCCAAGGGCGCGCCGCTGCTCTCCAAGGCGAGCGGCATGGCGTCAGCAGCCCCGATGCTGGCCTCGGCTCTGGCGCTGGTAGACGAGGGGATGTCGGGCGAGCGCGCCGGGCAGAGCAACGACCTGCTGGGGTGGGCCCTGCTGCTTGTCTTGGGCCTCGTCTTGTGCTTCTACGCCGTCTACTCCACCACCttcgacgacgacgacgaccgGTCAGGTGGCGGCGGCATCATGCTCTGCAGCCTCgacaccaccaccatcttcttcttctgcctgCCTGCCTGCATCTATCAAGCATGGATGAACTGA